Part of the Brevibacillus brevis genome is shown below.
TATCGCAGTTTGATTCTTTTTTAGCCGAACAGGACCCTTTCTTTGTACAACTTTGCAAAGAATTTGGAGCACCTGTTGAATATCCAAGTCAACTTGTCCGTGAAATAAAAAGGGATTATACCTATTCCAGTAATCGCGATCTTACCGGCCATTTGGTTACCGGAGCCACTCCACTCGGTCAAGGTGATTGGGTAGTGTTGGAAACCCCAGGCCATGCACAAAGCCATATCTCCTTATACCGAGAGAAAGACGGGGTTTTCATTGGGGGGGATCACTTGCTTCACCATATTTCCCCTAATCCTTGTCTGGAGCCTCCGTTACCTGGGGAAACTGAACGCCCCCAATCGATCTTTCAATATAACCAATCACTCTATGAACTTCTCAAATTGCCCATCCGGCTCGTATACGCGGGTCATGGAAAGGAAATTTACGATACCAACCAAAGAATCCAGGATAGCTTTTTACATCAACAGGAACGGTCAAGCAGAATAATGAAATGGTTGGAAACAGAATCATTAACAGCGTTTGAAGTCTGTCAGCGTCTTTTCCCCCATAATTATCAGCACCAATTATACCTTTCGATGTCTGAAACGGTTGCGCAATTTGACTATTTAACGGTTTTAGAGGGAATTCGTGTGTTTAAAGAAGGAAGCGGAGAGTACCGTTATTCGGCTCATTCAGGATAAACCAGCAATCACCAAAGACCCTCTTTCAAGGATGGAATAAAATTTTCGAATGAAGTAGACATTTAGAGTGTGAGGCATAGGAAAAGGGGGCCTACGTAGAGGTCCCCTTTCCTATGCAGTCGGCGCAAGATCTACTTTACTTTACCTCCATTCAATGAAACCTTTTTCGAGAGCTGGCTTACCGGTAGACAAGTCAACAAGCCTGAAATATGCTCTGTATTCCGCAATTTTCCAAAGTTGAAGCTCCATTTCTGTTCCTGGAAAGAGTGGGTTTCTCATTTGCGCTCCAATGCGCTTCATTCTTTCCGGTTCTTTTGGAAAAAGAAAGTTTATCGACATTCGGCAGGCGTATCCCAAAGTACATAACCCTTGCATATTGGGTTTAGGAAAGCCTGCTTGAGCCGCTGTTTCGGAATCAACATGAAGAAGATTCGTATCCCCGCTTAATCTGTATAACAGGTTTTGCGTACTTGGGATCAGATCTCTTTCCATAAAGTCGGGAGCCCTGTTAGGAAATACAACCTCACTTCTTGGGTAGATCTCTGAATCAGGAGCAAAGTAATCGCGAAAATAGGTATCGCCAATATTTGTAAATACCTTTTCTCCATCCGTATCATAAGCGGTCAGTTCGCTTCTAATCACCGCACCTTTACCGCCTCGGTCAAAAATATCAGCAACCACATCATCGAAAGTAAAGGTGGCGCCCATCGGAGGTATCGGTTTATGAAGGATTAGTTCATGAGACATATGAAGGCTGCCTTCCAAATTAAGGTTCAGAGATATAACCACATTACGAGGAATTGCACGGTAAGGAGTGATTCCAAATGTTCCCCAGTAAGGGACGGCACCAAAAGTAGGAATTGCCTTAAGGCTTTTTTCGTAAAGATACTCCATTTCATTCTCTTTCGCACCCACTCCAAGGGCATATAAGACCATGTCCCTCCACGTATATTCAAATGTGTGCTCGCCGATCGTGGTTCCGATAACTTCTCTACTAATGGGATGCAAATTAATCGCCCCCTTTACTTGTAATATTATTCTGTGAAAATCCATCGAAAAAAGACAGTAGAATGCCCGGGCCATCCAATACCTGGATGCCTGTACCATTCCGTAAACAAGTTGGGAATAAGGAGGAAGTTTATGATGAAACGGTGCTTCCTAGACACGCATGTAGACAGGGCACATCGAAACCCGAGGTCACACTCAATTCATGGTTATTCCGCCTGAGACGCTCAATGTTTGACCGGTAATATAATCTCCCTCATAAGAGGCAAATAAGCAGACAGTATTCGCAATATCTTCCGGCTCTGCAAGACGTCTCAAAGGAACGAGCTTTTCCAGCTTCGCAATTAGTCCCGGCTTACCCGATTCTAATTCATTTAATAAAGGAGTTTTGGTAACACCTGGGCTTATGGAATTGACGGTAATATTATGTCGTGCCATTTCTCTTGCCAAAGCCTTCGTAAAAGAAATGACTCCCCCCTTTGCTGCTGAATAAACCACCTTACTGGCAGCTCCCACCACTCCAGCTTCGGAACTTATATTGATTACTTTTCCATATCCTTGTTTCATCATGATTGGTAAAACTGTTTTGCATGTATATAAAACTCCCTTTAGGTTTATATCGATCTCCTTATCCCATGTACTTTCATTACTTTCCAAGAATGATTCTACGGATGACCAGCCAGCATTGTTTACAAGAACATCGATTCGATCAAAAACGTTCTCCGCTTTCTGTACCATTTGCTTCACGTCTAAAAATTGCGTGACATCAACCTGAATGGGTACAGCTTCCCCGCCCTCAGATCGAATTTCATCCGATACCATTTCCGCTTTTTCTAATAGGAGGTCAGCTACGATGACTTTCGCACCCTCATTGGCAACTTTTTTACAGATAGCTTTCCCAATTCCACTACCACCACCAGTAACAAGACAGACTCGATCCATTAGTCTCAAGATAATCGCCTCCTTGACATCATTCATGCCTACATGGACACATGAAGCTATTGAGGAATTTCCAATGTGATTTTGCCGAAGTTTGCCCCTTTGTTCACATGCAGCAGTGCTTCTGTTGCGCACTCTAACGGAAAGGAACGGTCAATTACAGGGCGAATCTTATAGTTATCAAAAAATTTTAACATCAACAAAAAATGTCGAGGGCTGCCCATCATCGCACCTCTAATGTCCATATTCTTGAAAAATATTCTAGGGAGAACAAATTGATCTACCGGTCCGTTAGTTGCACCGTAGGTAACGATGCGTCCACCCTGTTTGGTTAAGTAGATAAAATCGTGAAAACTTGCTCCCCCGACCCCGTCTATAATTAAGTCCGCCCCTCCCATCTTGCTGCGAAGCTGCTTTACCCAATCTGACGACCGATAATTCACCCCATCAATGGCTCCTAGTTGTTTTGCGCGGGCTAGTTTTTCTTCGTTTCCAGACGTCACATAAACGTTCGCCCCTTTTGCAACCGCTATTTGCAGGGCATACTGTGCCACACCGCCTCCAATGCCCGGGATTAAAACCGTTTCCCCTTCTTTTACGTCACCCTTTATAACGGCAGCGCTAAAAGCGGTTACACCAGCAAGAGGAAGAGCTGCGGCTTCTTCCCATGAGAGATATTCCGGCTTAGGAAAAAGATCCTCCTCCGAAACCACGATATATTGAGAAAATGTGCCGTTTTTAGGCATACCTAATGTATGATAGTCTGGACTTGTCTTTGTATCGTCTGGCCCCCAATTCATTGCTGGATTAATGATGACTTCACTACCCATCTGAAGTCCTTTCACTTCTCCACCGATAGCAATCACTTCTCCTGCCCCATCGGATCCTAGAATACAAGGAAGCATTATTTTCGGATACAATCCTTGGGTAATAAAAAGGTCTCTACGGTTTAAGCTAGCATATTTTAATTGAACGACCACTTCATTTGCTTTCGGCTTCGGTGTCTCTACCTCTTCCAGACACAGATTCTCTGGACCTCCAATTTTGCGTAAGACGATCGCTTTCATTTTATTGTCCCGCCTTTCTTGACATGGAACTCGTAACCGTTTACACCTGTGCATGACCCCAGTTCCCTAAACAACTTTCGGTGATTGTACGTCAGCACACCGTACGTTATTGACTCGATAATGTCTCGGAGTTGGTGGCTTGCCACATTTTCAACAACTGTATCTTATCGAATTTCCCCATTAGATTCTTTGGAATTTCTTCAATAAACACGACATGTTTTGGTTTTTTATAACTGGCAAGAAACTTCCGGCAATGCTCTACAATATCTTCTTTTATAAGAGTAGCCTGTTTTTCAGGTACAACATATGCCAAAACAGACTGTCCCCATTTCTTATCTGGAACTCCTATAATCGCTACTTCTCTTACCGTACTAAGCCCTGCGATGACATTTTCGACTTCAGTTGGATAGATGTTTTCCCCTCCGCTGACGATCATATCTTTTATTCGATCAACGACAAATAATTCTCCATCTTCATCAAAAAAACCGCAATCACCCGTCCGGAACCAACCATCTACTATGGTCGCTTCCGTTAATTCCTTATTGTTGTAATATCCGTTCATCAGAACAGGCCCTCTCACAGCAATTTCTCCAACCTGTCCTCGTTGTACTTCCTTTCCATTTTCATCGGCGATCCGAATTTCCATGGAAGGCGTTAATTTTCCAGCCGATTTGCTTTTCCTAACAGTTGGATTCGCATTCAAAGTAGCCCCAGGCGATTCCGTTAAACCATAGCTGCCTCCAACTGGTACTGGAAAGCCCCGCAATTCAAGTTGAGAGACTGTCCATTCCGGGATCGTCATTCCTCCCCATAGGGCATGCTTCATGTGAGAAAGGTCATATTTGCTGAAATCTTCTACATAGTCTAGCAGTATATCCCATGCTGTTGATGCTAATAGGGTATGTGTAATTTGTTCATTCACAAGAAGCCTCATGCACTCCTCTGCATGGAAATCTTTTAGTAAAACAACTTTTCCCCCTACTAGAAAAGCAGAAATAGCTAAACCATAAAAGGAAGAGCTACTAATAGGAAGTGTATAAAGCCAATTGCAAGTATGATTGGGAAAGATATGTAAGAGAAATGCAAATTCAATAGCCATTGCCATATTACTTGCGTGTGTTCTCATAACACCCTTAGGTGTCCCGGTTGTCCCCGAGGTAAAATAGATCGAGTGGATATCTTCGTCTTCCATATCTGAATCCGGTTCGGAAGTCGTTCTCGATTCGATGAAAGATTCATAGGAAACATATTCCGTTTCTTTCTTCGGCTGAATACATACGGCCAATTTTATACTATCTACTTCCTGGAGGATTCGTTGTACGGAATCCAGATAGTTATCATCAAAAAAGAGTGCTGATATTGGTATTATCCCCTTAAGGTAGACAGTGAAAAAAGAGTTCATGCTATCATGAATTCATCACTGTTGACCGGAGGGGATTTTTCATGCCACCAAAGAAAGGGCAAACATTTAATCGTTATGACGAGGTGACCAAGAAAGAAGCCGTTCGCCTGCGTTTGGAAGAACAGTGGAGCTATCCGATGATACGGGGAAAACTCGGGATTAAAAGTGATGCACAAATTATCAGTTGGGTACGGAAGCACCAGAATGGTGAATCATTTGAGGATTACCGTGGGCGTTGGAATAAGAAACATTTTAGCAGCATGGAAGAGGAAAATGCTTACTTGAAAGCGCAGGTAGAATACCTAAAAAAGCTCAATCCGAATCTGCACGGGGAGGGAAGTTGGATCAGCAAGCCCGGTATCGAACCATCGAAAAAATGAGCAAGAACCATCCAATCGTCATGTTGTGCAAGATCGCTGAAGTATCCCGGGCTGGTTTCTATAAGTGGAAGGCCACTATGGGATGCCGCGAAGCTCGCATCGAAAAAGACAGCGATCTCAAAGAACATCTTTTAGCGATTCATCGTATCAGACCATATTTCGGCTACAAACGTATGCGTACCGCTCTGTACAAAGAAGGGTTTCATGTGAATCACAAGAAAGTGCGACGACTCATGCGAGAGCTGGGAATTCGCTCCGTGATCCGCAAGAAACGACCGTTTGCGGGTTGTAAACCATCCGTAGTCTTTCCTAATGTTCTTAACCGCGAATTTACCGCAGAAGTGGTCTTGCACAAATTTGTAACGGACATTACCTATGTTCGGGTCGGACACGATTTTGTTTATTTATCGGTTGTGTTAGACCTGTACAATAACGAAGTCGTAGCCTGGGAGCTATCTGCGCGCAACGATTTGCAGTTGGTATTGGATACGGTAAAACAATTGAAGGCAAAAGGCGCCATTCTCCATTCAGACCAAGGATTTCAATACACAACGAAATCATACAGCAATCTTTTGGAGGAAAAAGAACTGATTGGAAGCCATTCCAGACGTGGAAATTGCTTTGATAACGCATGTAT
Proteins encoded:
- a CDS encoding MBL fold metallo-hydrolase translates to MTEWINGVAKLSIPTPFPVGDVNVYLLKGDRLTLVDTGPNTIDAWDSLRQQLKYLGVTTSDIEQIILTHHHPDHAGLLEFFPVSTEVYGHPLNDRWLSQFDSFLAEQDPFFVQLCKEFGAPVEYPSQLVREIKRDYTYSSNRDLTGHLVTGATPLGQGDWVVLETPGHAQSHISLYREKDGVFIGGDHLLHHISPNPCLEPPLPGETERPQSIFQYNQSLYELLKLPIRLVYAGHGKEIYDTNQRIQDSFLHQQERSSRIMKWLETESLTAFEVCQRLFPHNYQHQLYLSMSETVAQFDYLTVLEGIRVFKEGSGEYRYSAHSG
- a CDS encoding MaoC/PaaZ C-terminal domain-containing protein, coding for MHPISREVIGTTIGEHTFEYTWRDMVLYALGVGAKENEMEYLYEKSLKAIPTFGAVPYWGTFGITPYRAIPRNVVISLNLNLEGSLHMSHELILHKPIPPMGATFTFDDVVADIFDRGGKGAVIRSELTAYDTDGEKVFTNIGDTYFRDYFAPDSEIYPRSEVVFPNRAPDFMERDLIPSTQNLLYRLSGDTNLLHVDSETAAQAGFPKPNMQGLCTLGYACRMSINFLFPKEPERMKRIGAQMRNPLFPGTEMELQLWKIAEYRAYFRLVDLSTGKPALEKGFIEWR
- a CDS encoding SDR family NAD(P)-dependent oxidoreductase, yielding MDRVCLVTGGGSGIGKAICKKVANEGAKVIVADLLLEKAEMVSDEIRSEGGEAVPIQVDVTQFLDVKQMVQKAENVFDRIDVLVNNAGWSSVESFLESNESTWDKEIDINLKGVLYTCKTVLPIMMKQGYGKVINISSEAGVVGAASKVVYSAAKGGVISFTKALAREMARHNITVNSISPGVTKTPLLNELESGKPGLIAKLEKLVPLRRLAEPEDIANTVCLFASYEGDYITGQTLSVSGGITMN
- a CDS encoding NAD(P)-dependent alcohol dehydrogenase, whose product is MKAIVLRKIGGPENLCLEEVETPKPKANEVVVQLKYASLNRRDLFITQGLYPKIMLPCILGSDGAGEVIAIGGEVKGLQMGSEVIINPAMNWGPDDTKTSPDYHTLGMPKNGTFSQYIVVSEEDLFPKPEYLSWEEAAALPLAGVTAFSAAVIKGDVKEGETVLIPGIGGGVAQYALQIAVAKGANVYVTSGNEEKLARAKQLGAIDGVNYRSSDWVKQLRSKMGGADLIIDGVGGASFHDFIYLTKQGGRIVTYGATNGPVDQFVLPRIFFKNMDIRGAMMGSPRHFLLMLKFFDNYKIRPVIDRSFPLECATEALLHVNKGANFGKITLEIPQ
- a CDS encoding AMP-binding protein, translating into MNSFFTVYLKGIIPISALFFDDNYLDSVQRILQEVDSIKLAVCIQPKKETEYVSYESFIESRTTSEPDSDMEDEDIHSIYFTSGTTGTPKGVMRTHASNMAMAIEFAFLLHIFPNHTCNWLYTLPISSSSFYGLAISAFLVGGKVVLLKDFHAEECMRLLVNEQITHTLLASTAWDILLDYVEDFSKYDLSHMKHALWGGMTIPEWTVSQLELRGFPVPVGGSYGLTESPGATLNANPTVRKSKSAGKLTPSMEIRIADENGKEVQRGQVGEIAVRGPVLMNGYYNNKELTEATIVDGWFRTGDCGFFDEDGELFVVDRIKDMIVSGGENIYPTEVENVIAGLSTVREVAIIGVPDKKWGQSVLAYVVPEKQATLIKEDIVEHCRKFLASYKKPKHVVFIEEIPKNLMGKFDKIQLLKMWQATNSETLSSQ
- a CDS encoding IS3 family transposase (programmed frameshift), producing MPPKKGQTFNRYDEVTKKEAVRLRLEEQWSYPMIRGKLGIKSDAQIISWVRKHQNGESFEDYRGRWNKKHFSSMEEENAYLKAQVEYPKKAQSESARGGKLDQQARYRTIEKMSKNHPIVMLCKIAEVSRAGFYKWKATMGCREARIEKDSDLKEHLLAIHRIRPYFGYKRMRTALYKEGFHVNHKKVRRLMRELGIRSVIRKKRPFAGCKPSVVFPNVLNREFTAEVVLHKFVTDITYVRVGHDFVYLSVVLDLYNNEVVAWELSARNDLQLVLDTVKQLKAKGAILHSDQGFQYTTKSYSNLLEEKELIGSHSRRGNCFDNACIESFFSHLKTEKLYLEKPGCEATARKLITDYIDYYNNERFQKKLGDLSPVEYRAAIAA